A stretch of DNA from Candidatus Melainabacteria bacterium:
TAAGTCTTGGGCAATTTCGGATTGGGTGTCTTAATACGTCCATCAAGAATCAAGACATCACGCTTTTGAATCGTTCTACTTTTAGGGTCAACGACATTGGCATTCTGCAACAAAAGAGAATCGGCGAAAGCAGGTGCGGCAGTCACCATCGACAACAAAGCTGACAGCAAGAATTTACGCATTTTGACTCCGTGCATGACTTCGTGAACTGGCGGAATGAATGGATCTCGGGAGGTAGTAACTTGTGAACGTCATTTGATTCGGCTTGATCTAATCAATTTGCATGGAAGTGTATAACACCGTGCAGCAGTCGCGCTAGCTGCACCATTAGCGGTGCACATCAATCGAAACAATAAAAACTAACAAAAAACGAAGTTATTACAAACTGACCGTGTTTTAACTCAACATGTTAGTAGAGCACAGGGTTAACCCCAGAATTTTAACGGCGCAAAGGCTCTTTTACATAAGAATTACGTACATCACAATGGTTTCAGGGTAGAAAGGAAGAAGATAGCCTTAACCCGTTAGAGCGATCGCAGATACTGGAGGAGCAATGACATCCGCAGAACCTAAAACCAGACGTCGGTTCCCACATTTGACGTCAAGCGCATTTGAGCACCCTGCGGACCGCGCGGCTCTCGATGCGATGAAAAAGATTCCGCTATTCGACGTCGTACTTACCAAGTTCCTGGAACTGGGACTGGAGCGAATCTATCGTATTAATCTGATGGGTAGTGCCATACATGTGACTCCAAAACAGTGCTCGAAGGTCTACAAACTGTTCAAAGAAGCAGCAGACATTCTCGATATGCACGAGCCTGATCTTTTCCTGGCAGGCAGTCCAATCCGCAACGCATTCACATTTGGTGTAGAACGACCGTTTATCGTCATTCAATCTGGATTGGTCGACCTGCTTACAGAAGAAGAGCTTCTGGGAGTTCTTGGTCACGAACTCGGGCACATCAAAGCCGGCCATGTCCTTTATCGCAGTATGGCTATGATTCTAGCCGAGCTAGCTCGTCAATTCCTGGGACTGGGCGGCATGGCATCTTTAGGTCTTCGTATAGCCATGTACGATTGGTCGCGCAAAGCCGAGTTGACTGCAGACAGGGCAGAATTACTCGTAACTCAAGACGTCGAAACTTGCATCAGAATCAACATGAAGCTGGCAGGTGGCTCGAACGCCGTTTACGCACAAACAGACCACGACGAATTTCTGCGCCAGGCAGATCACTACGAAGAAATCGACCACACAACATTGAACAAGATCTACAAACTCATGAATGAAGTGTGGCTGACGCATCCAGTGCCAGTCTACAGAGCAAAGGAAATCAAACTCTGGTCTGAAACCAAACAGTACAAAGAAATTATGGCTGGTCGTTACCCAACGCAAGAGCCTAGCGAAGGGTTGAGAAGATGCCCGCACTGTGACTCGAAGATCAGTCCATCATTCTTCTTCTGTCCAGATTGCGGAAAGAACGCTCGCATCTGACGAGTTCGACGTCGCAAGCTACTGACGAATGCGCTGTGTCCCACGGGGATACGGCGCATTCTCGATCTTTGAAAATGGCACACCGTACACGTCCATGACGCCAAAGAAACACGCGACCGCACCATCACGCATTTCATGAGGGACGAGACGAAGACCTGCATCCTGCGCGCTTCAACAGAAAGCGCCTCAGCACAATTCGCTCTTCATTTGTCCGTAAACGCAACGACCGAGACTGATTCGGAACGATGAATAGTCTCCGGTGCTCACCTAGTTATTTTCGATGTTCGGCTCAACATCGACAACGTCGTCACCACCACGTTTCAGCGACTCACCACAGACCGCGCAAAATGACTTTTCGCGATTGGCAGGCGCAGAGCAACGTGGGCACTCGAATCCTGGTGTTGCGGTATATCCAGCTTTCGCTTCAGATCTCTTAGACGAAGGCGCATCTGGATCAGCAGAGGCAGCAGCCTTCAAGCTATCAATTTCAGCTTGCAACAAGCCTATTTCGTGCTCATAACCAGCAATTTCGTTTGTCTTATCTTTCAATAAATCTTCTGGGACATCAGCTGAGCGCTGATATTTATCACACACCAAACGTCCGATTTCGAGCAACTTAGCGGTGCGTTTGCGTTCCAAATCTTTGACCTGATTGACTAGATTGTACGACTGAAGCATTTCTTGCGAACGCGTCTGTACTTTCGAAACTTCTTTTGTGATACCTTGCACTAAATCATCGAATATCGTCATTTGGCATCTCCTGCGGCTCTTTCTTCTTTATACCTTCTGGATGTTGATAACTCTCCAGTGTTAACACTATATTCGTCTCGTGGTGAAAACTCAGATTTGACTCAACCCGGTTAGTTAATTTCGAGCACTATCTACTTAATATCGAGCACCGTCGACTCTTTGCTGGGGTTTTGTTTGTTCTCGCCATTAACTTCGGTCGCTTTAGCTTCTTCTGCGATCTGAGGAGTTGCTTTCATGTCAAAACCATCAGGAGCAGGCGAAGATATTTTCACCTGATTTCTACCGCCCTGTTTCGCCGCGTATAAAGCTTCGTCAGCGCGCTGGAAGAGAGTTTCCTCATTGTCGGCGTGCATCGGATAGCAAGCGACCCCCAGGCTCGCCGAAATATGTCCAGGACCTTCAATTGGTTCATCATTGATCAATCGCCTCAAGCGATCGGCCAGCTGTTCAGCCATCTCAACTTCTGTGTTCGGCAAAAGCAAACAGAATTCTTCACCGCCATATCGCGCCGCCGAATCGATCGAACGGCAAGACTCACGAAGCAGCCGACCGATAGTCTTGATTGCCTCATCGCCAGCCTGATGACCATAAGTATCATTGATTTTTTTCAGGTAATCGAGATCAATCAACACCAGTGAAAGTGATTCACCGTAGCGTCGAGCGCGCTCAAATTCACGAGTAAATGTTTCATTGAAACTGCGGCGATTAGCCACACCGGTCAATCCGTCTGTGACAGCCTGCCGCTCGCGCTCCTGATGCAAGTCTGCATTTTCAATAGCCACCGAGAGGTTGTCTGCGAGCGATCCAATCATTGAAACATCATCAATAGTCCATTCTCGCGGATGAACACAATCTTGCAAGAACAGAACTCCAAGCACATTGTCACGCAAAACGAGGGGCACAATCAGCCCTGAGCGAATACCAAACTTGCGTAAAAACTCTTTGTCATATTTGCACTGCGTATCAAGCTCGGGATCGACAAGGTCTTGCGGGGTGGGCGTGCTTAAGGCGGCCTGCGCGAACTCAAAGCCCTCGTCAGAATGAAACATATGTTTGACTGATTGAATGTTGTCTTGATGCCACTCAAATACGACCAGTCGATCGGAGGTATCAACAGCGCGCAAAGCAAGACAACGACTGACACCAATAGTGGTACCAATCTTTTCCACCGTCATATCAAGAACTTCCTGAATGTGCAGCGAGCTTCTAATGGCATTGCTAATCCAGTAGACCAGGCGTTCACGGTCCACCTGTCTTGTACGCAAGTGATCACGAGAAGTGAGGTCACGAATCAGATTTCTTGTCTGTTCTTCCATTTGCTCAACGCGACGCCGCGTCTGCAATTCCATGTCTTCATACTGGCTGCGCAAACGATCGTTTTCCAGTTGCAGTTCCGAAAATTCCCAGGAATGGTAGAGAGCGGTCGCAAACGGGTATTCTTCAAGCTCAGCCAAAAGCTTGTCCGACTCGAACTCTTCGTCGACACCAACCAAAAGGATGCAAGCAATCAACCGCCCATTATTAACGACCTGATAACACCACACGGGGTCGAGTGAGGCTGGCAGATTGACGCCGAGATCTTCTAAATCGACCTCGGAAATCTTGTTTTTTCCATCTATCTCAGGCTCTTCCTCGCAGAAAGCATCAACCAGCTTGGCTATGTCCTTCTTTTTCTCTCCAAATGAGACTTTGTTACCGAAATGTTCGAGGTCCTCATCCCACATGAGAACTGCTACGGCTTTCGGATTGCATATTTCCGTCACAATATCGGCGACAACGGACTGTACCTCTTGAAGCTCCATTGTGGATAAGAGGCGTACTTTGCGGTTAGAAATGTCCAGAGCGGATTGCATATCAGCTATTAATGTGCCACGCCATGGTAATCGCCAATCTCTAATAGCTTTTCTCAGCCGAAACTCACTCTACCAGTTAAAATGGATTTCTGAACGCTTTCCCAGTCAACTTGCATGACAAAAGCTCCGAGGAACCAATATGCCATCGTTTAGTCAAAAAAATCCAGTTGCGGTTGAAAGAACTGTCGCTGGGCTTTGCTATCTCAGCGGCGGTCTTATCGGACTTCTGTACATAATCATCTCTCGCAGCCGCTCGCAGTCGATGTTCTTTCGCTTTCACTTTCTCCAGTCGATGATTCTAGTTGCACTTGGAATCCTGATCAACCTGACAGTCGGTATCATGCAAAACATTGTCGGCGGAATGCTTGGTTTGCTGAATCTGGGCAGTCCGGGTGTTGTTTTGAGCTACATAACGCTTGGAATCCAACTTATAGTCAACGCCGGGTTTCTGCTGATGATTTACGGAATGATTATGGCGTTCCTCGGGAAATACGCCGAAATTCCAGTTATATCGCCCCTGGTCAGGCAAAACATGCGGTAGTGGCATGACAGGCTCGCGAAACAGTTCAGTCAGGCAAGCTGCTAAAGGATTCTCGGGCTCGTCGGGTTTCTCTGGTTTTAATACCTACCGGGCCTGGTGCAGGGCCGGGCTGTACGCTTGTTTGATCAGCTTACTCACCCTGCAAACCTGTGCGCCACAAGCAATCGCCCAAGATTCGAGTTCATCAAGTTCATCAAGGACATCGAACAGCAACAACGCCAGCAATGTACAAATAATTCCACCCGCGCCCGATGCAATCGGCGGTGGTAATCCATTTCAGGGTCTAGGTCGCTCCGATGAATCCGAACCTTCCCGGCGGTCGCAATTCGAATCGGCAGGTTCGTCTTACTCCCCTTCATCGAATTCATCAGCTTCCTCGTATTCGTCATCAACTTCATCGCCCTCATCGTATGCTCCGGCGTCGTCCTCGTCGGGTTCATCAAATCCAATACCGGGATCAGTCAATCCCAATGTACCGCCTGATCTTCCCCCTCCTCCAACAGCACCCGATTCAATCGAAGCGCAGAGAGAGCGAGAAGAAAAGGAGCGGGAAATAGAAGCACAGAAGAAAGCAGAGGAACGGGAAAAACCGAAAGCAGAACGATCGCCCAGCGCCGCAGTTGACACGCCGCTGAAGAGAGCGCTGCTGGAGCTGCAGCTGCGCAACTACGACAAGAGCCTGTCCCAATTAGATGACATCATCGCCGCTAATCCCGGCAATGCCGAGGCTCACTACTTGAGAGCGATCATTTACGTTCTGACACGAAAATACGACGCGGCAGCAACTGAGTACAGAGCTGTTCTGAAAAATGATCCTTCACCGACGCTCTCAAGAAAGGCTCATACGGGCTTAGCAAAACTAGCTCGCTGAGCAAAACTGGCTCGCAGAGCGACATTGTTATTTTGAACAGCTCTATCAGTATCTTCGATGAGTCTAATCAAAATTTGATTACGTCAACTTGCAAAGCTCGTTCGATCAGCTGTTTCAATCCGGCAGGATCGTCGGTGATAATGGCGTCCAGGTTGAATTTAGCAGCATTGATCCAGTCACGTTGCTCATTCATTGTCCAGGCATTAACTTCAAGATTAGCAGCGTGAGCGTCTTCTATAGCCGCTTCGGTAAGCGATCCCCAGCAAGGATGCCAACACTTTGCACCCAGCTTGGCGGCGTACTCACCAAGGTCAACCAATATGCCGTCAGCCAGAACCGCGAGTTTCAATCCGGTTTGCAACTTATGCAAGCGAAGCATAAAGTTGTGATCAAAAGAGCTGATAATTAGCCGATCTTTGTGCTCATAGCCATCAAGCACGGCAAGCAAATCATGCTCGATTCCATCATAAGAAACCGGAGCATTTTTGATTTCAATATTGATCACAAGTCGTCCAGCAACTAATTCCAAAACCTCTTCAAGTGTCGGAATGCGCTCAGAAGAGAATTCCTTGTCATACCAGGCACCAGCACTCAATCGCTTCAGTTCAGGGAGCGTTGCATCCTTAATCAGTCCGATACCATTAGTGGTGCGACTGAGATCATCATCGTGTATAACGACTAGCTCGCCGGATGCGCATCGCTGAACATCCAGCTCAATACCATCGCATCCAAGTTCGAGCGACTTCTGAAAAGCAATCAAAGTGTTCTCAGGCGCCCACCTGCGA
This window harbors:
- a CDS encoding peptidase M48 gives rise to the protein MTSAEPKTRRRFPHLTSSAFEHPADRAALDAMKKIPLFDVVLTKFLELGLERIYRINLMGSAIHVTPKQCSKVYKLFKEAADILDMHEPDLFLAGSPIRNAFTFGVERPFIVIQSGLVDLLTEEELLGVLGHELGHIKAGHVLYRSMAMILAELARQFLGLGGMASLGLRIAMYDWSRKAELTADRAELLVTQDVETCIRINMKLAGGSNAVYAQTDHDEFLRQADHYEEIDHTTLNKIYKLMNEVWLTHPVPVYRAKEIKLWSETKQYKEIMAGRYPTQEPSEGLRRCPHCDSKISPSFFFCPDCGKNARI
- a CDS encoding sensor domain-containing diguanylate cyclase encodes the protein MQSALDISNRKVRLLSTMELQEVQSVVADIVTEICNPKAVAVLMWDEDLEHFGNKVSFGEKKKDIAKLVDAFCEEEPEIDGKNKISEVDLEDLGVNLPASLDPVWCYQVVNNGRLIACILLVGVDEEFESDKLLAELEEYPFATALYHSWEFSELQLENDRLRSQYEDMELQTRRRVEQMEEQTRNLIRDLTSRDHLRTRQVDRERLVYWISNAIRSSLHIQEVLDMTVEKIGTTIGVSRCLALRAVDTSDRLVVFEWHQDNIQSVKHMFHSDEGFEFAQAALSTPTPQDLVDPELDTQCKYDKEFLRKFGIRSGLIVPLVLRDNVLGVLFLQDCVHPREWTIDDVSMIGSLADNLSVAIENADLHQERERQAVTDGLTGVANRRSFNETFTREFERARRYGESLSLVLIDLDYLKKINDTYGHQAGDEAIKTIGRLLRESCRSIDSAARYGGEEFCLLLPNTEVEMAEQLADRLRRLINDEPIEGPGHISASLGVACYPMHADNEETLFQRADEALYAAKQGGRNQVKISSPAPDGFDMKATPQIAEEAKATEVNGENKQNPSKESTVLDIK
- a CDS encoding tetratricopeptide repeat protein; amino-acid sequence: MTGSRNSSVRQAAKGFSGSSGFSGFNTYRAWCRAGLYACLISLLTLQTCAPQAIAQDSSSSSSSRTSNSNNASNVQIIPPAPDAIGGGNPFQGLGRSDESEPSRRSQFESAGSSYSPSSNSSASSYSSSTSSPSSYAPASSSSGSSNPIPGSVNPNVPPDLPPPPTAPDSIEAQREREEKEREIEAQKKAEEREKPKAERSPSAAVDTPLKRALLELQLRNYDKSLSQLDDIIAANPGNAEAHYLRAIIYVLTRKYDAAATEYRAVLKNDPSPTLSRKAHTGLAKLAR
- a CDS encoding glycerophosphodiester phosphodiesterase, whose product is MKWPKVFAHRGGRRWAPENTLIAFQKSLELGCDGIELDVQRCASGELVVIHDDDLSRTTNGIGLIKDATLPELKRLSAGAWYDKEFSSERIPTLEEVLELVAGRLVINIEIKNAPVSYDGIEHDLLAVLDGYEHKDRLIISSFDHNFMLRLHKLQTGLKLAVLADGILVDLGEYAAKLGAKCWHPCWGSLTEAAIEDAHAANLEVNAWTMNEQRDWINAAKFNLDAIITDDPAGLKQLIERALQVDVIKF